A window from Nomascus leucogenys isolate Asia chromosome 24, Asia_NLE_v1, whole genome shotgun sequence encodes these proteins:
- the LIN28A gene encoding protein lin-28 homolog A, producing the protein MGSVSNQQFSGGCAKAAEEAPEEAPEDAAREADEPQLLHGAGICKWFNVRMGFGFLSMTARAGVALDPPVDVFVHQSKLHMEGFRSLKEGEAVEFTFKKSAKGLESIRVTGPGGVFCIGSERRPKGKNMQKRRSKGDRCYNCGGLDHHAKECKLPPQPKKCHFCQSISHMVASCPLKAQQGPSAQGKPTYFREEEEEIHSPALLPEAQN; encoded by the exons ATGGGCTCCGTGTCCAACCAGCAGTTTTCAG GTGGCTGCGCCAAGGCGGCAGAAGAGGCGCCCGAGGAGGCGCCAGAGGACGCGGCCCGGGAGGCGGACGAGCCTCAGCTGCTGCACGGTGCGGGCATCTGTAAGTGGTTCAACGTGCGCATGGGGTTCGGCTTCCTGTCCATGACCGCCCGCGCCGGGGTCGCGCTCGACCCCCCAGTGGACGTCTTTGTGCACCAG AGTAAGCTGCACATGGAGGGGTTCCGGAGCTTGAAGGAGGGTGAGGCAGTGGAGTTCACCTTTAAGAAGTCAGCCAAGGGTCTGGAATCCATCCGTGTCACCGGACCTGGTGGAGTATTCTGTATTGGGAGTGAGAGGCGGCCAAAAGGGAAGAACATGCAGAAGCGCAGATCAAAAGGAGACAG GTGCTACAACTGTGGAGGTCTAGACCATCATGCCAAGGAATGCAAGCTGCCACCCCAGCCCAAGAAGTGCCACTTCTGCCAGAGCATCAGCCATATGGTAGCTTCATGTCCGCTGAAGGCCCAGCAGGGCCCTAGTGCACAGGGAAAGCCAACCTACTTTcgggaggaagaagaagaaatccacagccctgccctgctcccagaggcGCAGAATTGA